In Trifolium pratense cultivar HEN17-A07 linkage group LG7, ARS_RC_1.1, whole genome shotgun sequence, a genomic segment contains:
- the LOC123896598 gene encoding protein RALF-like 20, producing the protein MAKTMLVVFLSALLICTSFTQDVEAKKFIGYGAIGRDRGVGCSPRTPELCKLHPANPYRRGCEAEMRCRGGPSAEKEEEEEVEEDPDHSHILIPDLPRKMLP; encoded by the coding sequence atgGCAAAGACAATGTTGGTTGTGTTTCTTAGTGCTCTTTTGATTTGTACATCTTTTACTCAAGATGTTGAGGCTAAAAAATTTATCGGTTATGGAGCAATTGGACGTGACAGAGGTGTTGGATGCAGCCCAAGAACCCCTGAACTTTGCAAATTACATCCAGCTAATCCATATCGCAGAGGTTGTGAGGCAGAAATGAGGTGTCGCGGAGGTCCATCGGCCGAAaaggaggaggaagaagaagtagAAGAAGATCCAGATCATTCTCATATTCTAATTCCAGACTTACCAAGAAAAATGCTTCCTTGA
- the LOC123896599 gene encoding putative nuclease HARBI1, translated as MSSNQINEHSRKVKKRKCGFYKICFAAAAIAFDYHMKYLMKQGNRFLYSHGWTWVRETLNTPGESYNMFRMETHAILKLEKLLVSKGWLHPSKEMTSLEALTMFLWTCAHSETNRNVQNKFGKSGETISRKFGEVLESLCLLAKEIVRPPDVNFAEIPSKIKNDRRYWPHFKGCIGAIDGTHIPAIVPTKDQIRYIGRKGYPTQNVMLVCNLDMLFTFVVVGWPGTAHDTHILSSVIEEMKSVFPHPPEGKYYLVDAGYPNMKGYLSPYKGERYHIPDFRVGSQAEGMHEVFNHVHSSLRNVIERTIGVWKKRWHILCDMRPFSLIKQQKIIVATTALHNFIRICGVEDEEFNKCDDASGYIIEPEEERNINEEMSLYNPRRVQDRGYMNRVRNQIGAALMESRNI; from the exons ATGTCTTCTAATCAAATCAATGAGCATTCGagaaaagttaaaaaaagaaaatgtggaTTTTATAAGATATGTTTTGCAGCAGCAGCAATTGCTTTTGACTATCATATGAAGTACTTGATGAAACAAGGTAATAGATTTCTTTATTCTCATGGATGGACTTGGGTTCGAGAAACTCTTAACACTCCAGGTGAAAGTTATAACATGTTTAGGATGGAAACTCATGCCATATTGAAACTTGAAAAATTATTGGTGAGTAAAGGATGGTTAcatccatctaaagaaatgacATCATTAGAAGCACTTACTATGTTTCTTTGGACTTGTGCGCATAGTGAGACTAATCGAAAtgttcaaaataaatttggaaaatcagGAGAGACTATAAGTAGAAAGTTTGGGGAAGTCTTGGAAAGTTTATGTTTATTAGCAAAGGAAATCGTAAGGCCTCCAGATGTTAACTTTGCAGAAATTCCatccaaaataaaaaacgatCGCAGGTATTGGCCTCATTTTAAAGGATGCATTGGTGCAATAGACGGAACTCATATTCCCGCCATTGTTCCTACTAAAGATCAAATTCGTTATATTGGTAGAAAAGGATATCCAACACAAAATGTCATGTTAGTGTGCAACCTAGACATGTTATttacttttgttgttgttggttggCCTGGTACTGCACATGACACTCATATCCTTTCATCAGTGattgaagaaatgaaaagtGTGTTCCCTCATCCTCCTGAAG GAAAGTACTATCTGGTTGATGCTGGATATCCAAACATGAAAGGGTATCTATCACCATACAAGGGTGAAAGGTATCACATTCCTGATTTTAGAGTTGGCAGTCAAGCAGAAGGAATGCATGAAGTATTCAATCATGTACATTCTTCGTTGAGAAATGTCATTGAAAGAACAATTGGAGTTTGGAAGAAAAGATGGCATATCTTATGTGATATGAGACCATTTTCACTAATCAAACAACAGAAGATTATAGTTGCAACAACAGCACTCCATAACTTTATTCGAATATGTggtgttgaagatgaagaatttAACAAATGTGATGATGCATCTGGATATATTATCGAGCccgaagaagaaagaaatataaATGAAGAAATGAGTTTATATAATCCAAGAAGAGTACAAGATAGAGGCTACATGAATAGAGTTAGAAATCAAATAGGCGCTGCATTGATGGAAAGTAGAAATATTTGA
- the LOC123894725 gene encoding uncharacterized protein At4g28440-like, protein MATQKRKPVFVKVDQLKPGTNGHTLTVKVVNSSPVKTVPNRGGRSSLIASRPTRIAECLVGDETGSIIFTARNEQVDLMNPGATIILRNAKIDMFKGSMRLAVDKWGRIEVTEPANFEVREDNNLSLIEYELVNVVEE, encoded by the exons ATGGCGACACAAAAGCGGAAACCAGTGTTCGTGAAGGTTGATCAACTGAAACCTGGAACAAATGGACACACTCTGACTGTGAAGGTGGTTAATTCTTCTCCGGTGAAGACTGTCCCTAACCGCGGTGGTCGATCGTCTCTGATAGCTTCTCGCCCAACGCGTATCGCTGAATGCCTTGTTGGAGATGAAACTGGAAGCATAATCTTCACCGCTCGCAATGAACAGG TGGACCTCATGAACCCTGGTGCAACTATAATTCTGCGTAATGCCAAGATTGACATGTTCAAGGGATCGATGAGGCTGGCAGTTGATAAGTGGGGACGTATAGAGGTCACAGAACCTGCAAATTTTGAAGTTAGAGAGGATAACAATCTTTCATTGATTGAATATGAATTGGTCAATGTCGTTGAGGAGTGA
- the LOC123894726 gene encoding myosin-4-like isoform X1 yields the protein MANNVNPLLGFLTLQNEINAAGAINDGEVEHCDDDAGPDIPFTDEEISQWSNPWKHTLIVKIIGKENVSFQALENHLQRSWTRNGTIKVTNMEDGFISVDFTAEDDYNYVLFEGPRKVAEDCYLVLQRWRQLFSLTDEKRVVVWIRILKLPMELCNPSFLWRIGSTLGVMLKVDDRLSCLHKFARICVELNLSRLLASHIMIRGYRVNLEYEGISGERINEAREKMQGRIEEFVAKEGQICLMEDLNGECMQEVKTKELELCHVIELKNDLVFKQKYLQSRMKELESKEKQHEDRVKKHESKKREFEGQVNELVSDLLSQQKHFESWMKEFELKEMQHEDQVKEHESKTREFEGQMRELESKKKHFESQVLELVSDLVSQQKHFESRMKEVESKEKQHEDQAKEHELKTREFDGQVKEHELKTREFEGQVKELESKKKNFESQMTELVNDLASQQKHFESRMKEVESKEKQHEDQVKEHELKTREFDGQVKEHELKTREFEGQVKELESKKKNFESQMTELVNDLASQQKHFESRMKEVESKEKQHEDQVKEHESKKRETEDRVKGLESIKKHIVNQAKEVESKYCQFVGQREKFISKVREYESQMKMLVLKKKRFKIRMKALESKEKLLESIKKHFESQVEELESKERQLKEQVKELESKEKQLDDRVKEFESKTRDSQGRVMDLRPETDGHTLTVKVVSSELVKTIYSSNSGELLSRTAECLVGDETGTIIFTARNEQVDLMKPGATVILDNAKIDMFKGRMRLVVDRRGDIEVAKPANFEVREDNNLSLDRYFGTLMINDKWYGL from the exons ATGGCCAATAACGTAAACCCTCTGTTAGGGTTTCTAACCCTCCAGAACGAAATCAACGCTGCCGGCGCAATCAACGACGGCGAGGTGGAACATTGTGACGACGATGCAGGTCCTGATATTCCGTTCACCGACGAAGAAATCTCTCAATGGTCAAATCCATGGAAGCACACTCTCATCGTGAAAATCATTGGTAAGGAAAATGTTAGCTTTCAAGCATTAGAAAATCATCTTCAACGTTCTTGGACCAGAAATGGAACTATCAAAGTAACAAATATGGAAGATGGTTTCATTTCTGTGGATTTCACAGCTGAAGATGATTACAATTATGTCCTTTTTGAGGGACCTCGGAAGGTGGCTGAAGATTGCTATCTAGTGCTACAACGTTGGAGACAGCTTTTTTCGCTAACCGATGAAAAAAGGGTTGTTGTTTGGATTAGAATACTCAAGCTTCCTATGGAACTTTGTAATCCAAGTTTTCTTTGGAGGATTGGATCAACTTTGGGAGTAATGTTGAAGGTTGATGATAGGTTAAGTTGTTTACACAAATTCGCGCGAATATGTGTGGAGTTAAATTTGAGTAGACTTTTGGCGTCTCATATTATGATTAGGGGGTACCGAGTTAATCTTGAATATGAAGGAATTAGTGGTGAAAGAATTAACGAAGCGCGTGAGAAAATGCAGGGGAGAATTGAAGAATTTGTCGCGAAGGAAGGGCAAATTTGTTTAATGGAGGACTTGAATGGAGAGTGCATGCAAGAAGTTAAGACAAAAGAGTTAGAACTTTGTCACGTGATAGAGCTGAAGAATGATTTGGTATTTAAACAGAAGTATCTCCAAAGCCGAATGAAGGAGCTTGAGTCAAAAGAGAAGCAACATGAAGACCGAGTGAAGAAGCATGAATCGaaaaaaagagaatttgaaggTCAAGTGAATGAGCTGGTGAGTGATTTGTTATCACAACAGAAGCATTTCGAAAGCTGGATGAAGGAGTTTGAGTTAAAAGAGATGCAACATGAAGACCAGGTGAAGGAGCATGAATCGAAAACGAGAGAATTCGAAGGTCAAATGAGGGAGCTAGAATCTAAAAAGAAGCACTTTGAAAGCCAAGTGTTGGAGCTGGTGAGTGATTTGGTATCACAACAGAAGCATTTCGAAAGCCGAATGAAAGAGGTTGAGTCAAAAGAGAAGCAACATGAAGACCAGGcgaaagagcatgaattgaaaACGAGAGAATTTGATGGCCAAGTGAAGGAGCATGAATTGAAAACGAGGGAATTTGAAGGTCAAGTGAAGGAGCTAGAATCTAAAAAGAAGAACTTTGAAAGCCAAATGACGGAGCTGGTGAATGATTTGGCATCACAACAGAAGCATTTCGAAAGCCGAATGAAGGAGGTTGAGTCAAAAGAGAAGCAACATGAAGACCAGGtgaaagagcatgaattgaaaACGAGAGAATTTGATGGCCAAGTGAAGGAGCATGAATTGAAAACGAGGGAATTTGAAGGTCAAGTGAAGGAGCTAGAATCTAAAAAGAAGAACTTTGAAAGCCAAATGACGGAGCTGGTGAATGATTTGGCATCACAACAGAAGCATTTCGAAAGCCGAATGAAGGAGGTTGAGTCAAAAGAGAAGCAACATGAAGACCAGGTGAAGGAGCATGAATCAAAAAAGAGAGAAACTGAAGATAGAGTGAAGGGGTTGGAATCTATAAAGAAGCACATTGTAAACCAAGCAAAGGAGGTAGAGTCAAAATATTGCCAATTTGTAGGCCAAAGAGAAAAGTTTATATCAAAAGTGAGAGAATATGAAAGCCAAATGAAGATGTTGGTATTGAAAAAGAAGCGTTTCAAAATCCGAATGAAGGCGCTTGAGTCAAAAGAGAAGCTGCTGGAATCTATAAAGAAGCACTTTGAAAGCCAGGTGGAGGAGCTCGAATCAAAAGAGAGGCAATTGAAAGAACAAGTTAAAGAACTTGAGTCTAAAGAGAAGCAACTTGATGACCGAGTGAAGGAGTTCGAATCAAAAACGAGAGATTCTCAAGGCCGGGTGATGGATCTGAGACCGGAAACCGATGGACACACTCTAACGGTGAAGGTTGTTAGCTCTGAACTTGTGAAGACTATCTACAGCAGCAATAGCGGTGAATTGTTGTCCCGCACCGCTGAATGCCTTGTTGGAGACGAAACTGGAACCATAATCTTCACTGCTCGCAACGAACAGG TGGACCTCATGAAACCTGGTGCAACAGTAATTCTGGATAATGCTAAGATTGACATGTTCAAGGGACGTATGAGGCTGGTAGTTGACAGGCGGGGAGATATAGAGGTCGCAAAACCTGCAAATTTTGAAGTTAGAGAGGATAACAATCTTTCATTAGATAGATATTTTGGTACATTGATGATAAATGATAAGTGGTACGGGCTGTAG
- the LOC123894726 gene encoding protein Hook homolog 1-like isoform X2: MANNVNPLLGFLTLQNEINAAGAINDGEVEHCDDDAGPDIPFTDEEISQWSNPWKHTLIVKIIGKENVSFQALENHLQRSWTRNGTIKVTNMEDGFISVDFTAEDDYNYVLFEGPRKVAEDCYLVLQRWRQLFSLTDEKRVVVWIRILKLPMELCNPSFLWRIGSTLGVMLKVDDRLSCLHKFARICVELNLSRLLASHIMIRGYRVNLEYEGISGERINEAREKMQGRIEEFVAKEGQICLMEDLNGECMQEVKTKELELCHVIELKNDLVFKQKYLQSRMKELESKEKQHEDRVKKHESKKREFEGQVNELVSDLLSQQKHFESWMKEFELKEMQHEDQVKEHESKTREFEGQMRELESKKKHFESQVLELVSDLVSQQKHFESRMKEVESKEKQHEDQAKEHELKTREFDGQVKEHELKTREFEGQVKELESKKKNFESQMTELVNDLASQQKHFESRMKEVESKEKQHEDQVKEHESKKRETEDRVKGLESIKKHIVNQAKEVESKYCQFVGQREKFISKVREYESQMKMLVLKKKRFKIRMKALESKEKLLESIKKHFESQVEELESKERQLKEQVKELESKEKQLDDRVKEFESKTRDSQGRVMDLRPETDGHTLTVKVVSSELVKTIYSSNSGELLSRTAECLVGDETGTIIFTARNEQVDLMKPGATVILDNAKIDMFKGRMRLVVDRRGDIEVAKPANFEVREDNNLSLDRYFGTLMINDKWYGL; encoded by the exons ATGGCCAATAACGTAAACCCTCTGTTAGGGTTTCTAACCCTCCAGAACGAAATCAACGCTGCCGGCGCAATCAACGACGGCGAGGTGGAACATTGTGACGACGATGCAGGTCCTGATATTCCGTTCACCGACGAAGAAATCTCTCAATGGTCAAATCCATGGAAGCACACTCTCATCGTGAAAATCATTGGTAAGGAAAATGTTAGCTTTCAAGCATTAGAAAATCATCTTCAACGTTCTTGGACCAGAAATGGAACTATCAAAGTAACAAATATGGAAGATGGTTTCATTTCTGTGGATTTCACAGCTGAAGATGATTACAATTATGTCCTTTTTGAGGGACCTCGGAAGGTGGCTGAAGATTGCTATCTAGTGCTACAACGTTGGAGACAGCTTTTTTCGCTAACCGATGAAAAAAGGGTTGTTGTTTGGATTAGAATACTCAAGCTTCCTATGGAACTTTGTAATCCAAGTTTTCTTTGGAGGATTGGATCAACTTTGGGAGTAATGTTGAAGGTTGATGATAGGTTAAGTTGTTTACACAAATTCGCGCGAATATGTGTGGAGTTAAATTTGAGTAGACTTTTGGCGTCTCATATTATGATTAGGGGGTACCGAGTTAATCTTGAATATGAAGGAATTAGTGGTGAAAGAATTAACGAAGCGCGTGAGAAAATGCAGGGGAGAATTGAAGAATTTGTCGCGAAGGAAGGGCAAATTTGTTTAATGGAGGACTTGAATGGAGAGTGCATGCAAGAAGTTAAGACAAAAGAGTTAGAACTTTGTCACGTGATAGAGCTGAAGAATGATTTGGTATTTAAACAGAAGTATCTCCAAAGCCGAATGAAGGAGCTTGAGTCAAAAGAGAAGCAACATGAAGACCGAGTGAAGAAGCATGAATCGaaaaaaagagaatttgaaggTCAAGTGAATGAGCTGGTGAGTGATTTGTTATCACAACAGAAGCATTTCGAAAGCTGGATGAAGGAGTTTGAGTTAAAAGAGATGCAACATGAAGACCAGGTGAAGGAGCATGAATCGAAAACGAGAGAATTCGAAGGTCAAATGAGGGAGCTAGAATCTAAAAAGAAGCACTTTGAAAGCCAAGTGTTGGAGCTGGTGAGTGATTTGGTATCACAACAGAAGCATTTCGAAAGCCGAATGAAAGAGGTTGAGTCAAAAGAGAAGCAACATGAAGACCAGGcgaaagagcatgaattgaaaACGAGAGAATTTGATGGCCAAGTGAAGGAGCATGAATTGAAAACGAGGGAATTTGAAGGTCAAGTGAAGGAGCTAGAATCTAAAAAGAAGAACTTTGAAAGCCAAATGACGGAGCTGGTGAATGATTTGGCATCACAACAGAAGCATTTCGAAAGCCGAATGAAGGAGGTTGAGTCAAAAGAGAAGCAACATGAAGACCAG GTGAAGGAGCATGAATCAAAAAAGAGAGAAACTGAAGATAGAGTGAAGGGGTTGGAATCTATAAAGAAGCACATTGTAAACCAAGCAAAGGAGGTAGAGTCAAAATATTGCCAATTTGTAGGCCAAAGAGAAAAGTTTATATCAAAAGTGAGAGAATATGAAAGCCAAATGAAGATGTTGGTATTGAAAAAGAAGCGTTTCAAAATCCGAATGAAGGCGCTTGAGTCAAAAGAGAAGCTGCTGGAATCTATAAAGAAGCACTTTGAAAGCCAGGTGGAGGAGCTCGAATCAAAAGAGAGGCAATTGAAAGAACAAGTTAAAGAACTTGAGTCTAAAGAGAAGCAACTTGATGACCGAGTGAAGGAGTTCGAATCAAAAACGAGAGATTCTCAAGGCCGGGTGATGGATCTGAGACCGGAAACCGATGGACACACTCTAACGGTGAAGGTTGTTAGCTCTGAACTTGTGAAGACTATCTACAGCAGCAATAGCGGTGAATTGTTGTCCCGCACCGCTGAATGCCTTGTTGGAGACGAAACTGGAACCATAATCTTCACTGCTCGCAACGAACAGG TGGACCTCATGAAACCTGGTGCAACAGTAATTCTGGATAATGCTAAGATTGACATGTTCAAGGGACGTATGAGGCTGGTAGTTGACAGGCGGGGAGATATAGAGGTCGCAAAACCTGCAAATTTTGAAGTTAGAGAGGATAACAATCTTTCATTAGATAGATATTTTGGTACATTGATGATAAATGATAAGTGGTACGGGCTGTAG